The following proteins are encoded in a genomic region of Saccharopolyspora antimicrobica:
- a CDS encoding potassium channel family protein, producing MARRRLLIDLAAAVAAVAACTGVYYALPIGVFGLVGTIGEVVVFGVGLLAVSVLIMIQVRRFRSGDGHHRSSMAGVVTALYLAVLFFAAVYFGLDQHQPDAIAGLRTKTDALYFSLSITSTVGFGDVHAVSQFARAVAAVQMAFNIGFLGAAVSVLRTKATRPKAP from the coding sequence GTGGCCCGGCGGAGACTGCTGATCGACCTGGCCGCCGCGGTGGCCGCCGTGGCGGCGTGCACCGGCGTCTACTACGCGCTGCCGATCGGAGTGTTCGGCCTCGTCGGCACCATCGGCGAGGTCGTGGTCTTCGGCGTCGGTCTGCTCGCCGTCTCCGTGCTGATCATGATCCAGGTGCGCCGGTTCCGGTCCGGCGACGGTCACCACCGGAGTTCCATGGCGGGCGTGGTGACCGCGCTCTACCTGGCGGTGCTGTTCTTCGCCGCCGTCTACTTCGGGCTCGACCAGCACCAGCCGGACGCGATCGCCGGGCTGCGCACCAAGACCGACGCGCTGTATTTCTCCCTGTCGATCACCAGCACCGTCGGCTTCGGCGACGTGCACGCGGTCTCGCAGTTCGCGCGAGCGGTGGCGGCGGTCCAGATGGCCTTCAACATCGGCTTCCTCGGCGCGGCGGTATCGGTCCTGCGCACCAAGGCGACCCGCCCGAAAGCCCCCTGA
- a CDS encoding metal ABC transporter permease has translation MGKLFDFTAMVDLLGYPFVQQALLAAAALGLVSGCLAPLVVARKMSFAVHGTAELAFTGAAAALLFGVSVGAGALAGAVVAALLLGLLGQRGTERDSVIGAILSFGLGVGVLLLWLNPERTANKFSLLVGQIVGVDSADVLLLTACAVLVLLVFAFVYRPLLFASVDPDVAAARGVPARVLTPLFAVLVGVATALGVHTVGALLVLALMVTPGAAAARVTASPLKATVLAVVFAEVAVLGGIVLSLAPGAPVSAFVTIISFVIYLACRVIGKRRLGRLTRTPATA, from the coding sequence CTGGGCAAGCTCTTCGACTTCACCGCGATGGTCGACCTGCTCGGCTACCCGTTCGTCCAGCAGGCGCTGCTGGCCGCCGCCGCGCTCGGCCTGGTGTCCGGGTGCCTGGCGCCGCTCGTGGTGGCGCGCAAGATGTCCTTCGCCGTGCACGGCACGGCCGAGCTCGCCTTCACCGGCGCCGCCGCGGCGCTGCTGTTCGGCGTCAGCGTGGGAGCCGGGGCGCTGGCCGGTGCCGTGGTCGCGGCGCTGCTGCTCGGACTGCTGGGCCAGCGCGGCACCGAGCGCGACTCGGTGATCGGCGCGATCCTGTCCTTCGGCCTGGGCGTCGGCGTGCTCCTGCTGTGGCTGAACCCGGAGCGCACCGCGAACAAGTTCAGCCTGCTGGTCGGCCAGATCGTCGGGGTCGACTCCGCCGACGTCCTGCTGCTCACCGCCTGCGCGGTGCTCGTGCTGCTGGTGTTCGCCTTCGTGTACCGGCCGCTGCTGTTCGCCAGCGTCGATCCCGACGTGGCGGCGGCGCGCGGAGTGCCCGCGCGGGTGCTGACGCCGCTGTTCGCGGTGCTGGTCGGAGTGGCGACCGCGCTCGGCGTGCACACCGTGGGCGCGCTGCTGGTGCTGGCGCTGATGGTGACGCCGGGCGCGGCGGCCGCGCGGGTGACGGCGAGCCCGCTCAAGGCGACCGTGCTGGCGGTGGTGTTCGCGGAGGTCGCGGTCCTGGGCGGCATCGTGCTGTCGCTGGCCCCGGGTGCCCCGGTGAGCGCCTTCGTCACGATCATCTCGTTCGTGATCTACCTGGCCTGCCGGGTGATCGGCAAGCGCCGCCTCGGCCGCCTGACCAGGACTCCCGCCACCGCCTGA
- a CDS encoding metal ABC transporter ATP-binding protein, with amino-acid sequence MTAKPETEPVLAPPTAPAVRLRDAALSYGSRTLWSGLDLEVAPGEFLAVLGPNGSGKTSLLKVLLGLQPLSAGTVEIAGGPARRGSNRIGYIPQQRALEATVTVRGTDLVGFGLDGHHWGVGFRNRRERKRRVEAAVRAVEATEYARMPLGLLSGGEQQRLRVAQALVSDPSVLLCDEPLLSLDIAHQRKVSRLIANQARQAGAAVLFVTHEINPVLPLVDRVLYLVDGRFRVGPPDEVMNSATLSELYRTDVEVARVGGRLVVAGVDDHDHHVPEAEEA; translated from the coding sequence ATGACCGCCAAACCCGAGACCGAGCCGGTCCTCGCGCCGCCCACCGCGCCCGCGGTGCGGCTGCGCGACGCCGCGCTCTCCTACGGCAGCCGAACCCTGTGGTCGGGGCTGGACCTGGAAGTCGCCCCCGGCGAGTTCCTGGCCGTGCTCGGGCCGAACGGTTCCGGCAAGACCAGCCTGCTCAAGGTGCTGCTCGGCCTGCAGCCGCTGAGCGCGGGCACCGTGGAGATCGCGGGCGGCCCGGCCCGGCGCGGCAGCAACCGGATCGGCTACATCCCGCAGCAGCGGGCGCTGGAGGCCACCGTCACCGTGCGCGGCACCGATCTGGTCGGGTTCGGGCTGGACGGCCACCACTGGGGCGTGGGGTTCCGCAACCGCCGCGAGCGCAAGCGGCGGGTCGAGGCCGCGGTGCGCGCGGTGGAGGCGACCGAGTACGCCCGGATGCCGCTGGGCCTGCTCTCCGGTGGTGAGCAGCAGCGGCTGCGGGTGGCGCAGGCGCTGGTCAGCGACCCGTCCGTGCTGCTGTGCGACGAGCCGCTGCTGTCGCTGGACATCGCGCACCAGCGCAAGGTGAGCAGGCTGATCGCGAACCAGGCCCGGCAGGCCGGGGCGGCGGTCCTGTTCGTCACGCACGAGATCAACCCGGTGCTGCCGCTGGTCGACCGGGTGCTCTACCTGGTCGACGGCCGGTTCCGGGTCGGCCCGCCGGACGAGGTGATGAACTCGGCCACCCTGTCCGAGCTGTACCGCACCGATGTCGAGGTCGCCCGCGTCGGCGGCCGGCTGGTGGTCGCGGGCGTCGACGACCACGACCACCACGTGCCAGAGGCGGAAGAGGCGTGA
- a CDS encoding metal ABC transporter solute-binding protein, Zn/Mn family: MTSRRRSASTALAGLAAAAVALTACGTGEQAAPGAGDKIKVVASTSVWGSVAQAVGGDAVEVESIVSDPNSDPHSYESTPRDAAKVTDADLVVYNGGGYDSFIEQILGGSQKPTVAAVKDEAEQPAPEEHAHGEQPAPEGHGEHAHGEQPAPEGHGEHAHGEQPAPEEHGEHAHDEHGHEGHDHSANEHVWYDLHVVHEVADQVATELGKLQPAKADQFRQAAGQFETEVGALEGKVGEIAAANRGKPVIVTEPVAHYLVEAAGLQDVTPQSFVKAIEAESDPSAAAVAEIQNAINAKQAVAVIYNPQTESPVTRNVRTAAEQNRIPVVEMTETLPEGKTYVQWMDAQIAALQNALTQNR, from the coding sequence ATGACCTCCCGTCGTCGCTCTGCGTCCACCGCCCTGGCCGGGCTGGCCGCCGCCGCTGTCGCCCTGACCGCCTGCGGAACCGGGGAGCAGGCCGCGCCCGGCGCGGGGGACAAGATCAAGGTCGTTGCGTCCACCAGCGTCTGGGGCAGCGTCGCGCAGGCCGTCGGCGGCGACGCCGTCGAGGTCGAGTCGATCGTCAGCGACCCCAACTCCGACCCGCACTCCTACGAGAGCACGCCGCGGGACGCCGCCAAGGTCACCGACGCCGACCTGGTCGTCTACAACGGCGGCGGCTACGACTCCTTCATCGAGCAGATCCTCGGCGGCTCCCAGAAGCCGACCGTGGCGGCGGTGAAGGACGAGGCCGAGCAGCCGGCTCCCGAGGAGCACGCCCACGGTGAGCAGCCGGCTCCCGAGGGACATGGCGAGCACGCCCACGGCGAGCAGCCCGCTCCCGAGGGACACGGCGAGCACGCCCACGGCGAGCAGCCCGCTCCCGAGGAACATGGCGAGCACGCCCACGACGAGCACGGGCATGAAGGCCACGACCACTCCGCGAACGAGCACGTCTGGTACGACCTGCACGTGGTGCACGAGGTCGCCGACCAGGTCGCCACCGAGCTCGGCAAGCTCCAGCCCGCGAAGGCCGACCAGTTCCGCCAGGCCGCCGGGCAGTTCGAGACCGAGGTCGGCGCGCTGGAGGGCAAGGTCGGCGAGATCGCCGCCGCCAACCGGGGCAAGCCGGTGATCGTCACCGAGCCGGTCGCGCACTACCTGGTCGAAGCGGCCGGGCTGCAGGACGTGACCCCGCAGTCCTTCGTCAAGGCCATCGAGGCCGAGAGCGACCCGTCGGCGGCGGCCGTCGCCGAGATCCAGAACGCGATCAACGCCAAGCAGGCGGTGGCGGTCATCTACAACCCGCAGACCGAATCGCCGGTCACCCGCAACGTGCGCACCGCCGCGGAGCAGAACCGGATCCCGGTCGTCGAGATGACCGAAACCCTGCCGGAGGGCAAGACCTACGTGCAGTGGATGGACGCCCAGATCGCTGCGTTGCAGAACGCACTGACCCAGAATCGCTGA
- a CDS encoding ABC transporter ATP-binding protein → MAEVAYVNASRVYQGNPPVRAVDQLELDIADGEFLVLVGPSGSGKSTALRMLAGLEDVDEGGITIGGTDVTHTPPKNRDIAMVFQSYALYPHMTVAENMGFALKLRKTPKDVIKDKVTEAARMLDLEKYLDRKPKALSGGQRQRVAMGRAIVREPSVFLMDEPLSNLDAKLRVETRANIAALQKRLGTTTIYVTHDQVEAMTMGHRVAVLKDGLLQQCASPRELYENPANAFVAGFIGSPAMNLKTVPLTSEGAVLDGTTIPLSRDVLAAADGLKEVTFGVRPEALSLVSSEDDGLDMTVELVEELGADALIHGAIDINGSQERFVVRADGRTPPALGQHVKVALRDSTEVHLFHPETGLRLTA, encoded by the coding sequence ATGGCTGAGGTTGCATACGTCAACGCGTCGCGGGTGTACCAGGGGAATCCGCCGGTTCGCGCTGTTGACCAGCTGGAACTGGACATTGCGGACGGGGAGTTCCTGGTGCTGGTCGGCCCGTCGGGGTCGGGCAAGTCGACGGCGCTGCGGATGCTCGCCGGCCTGGAGGACGTCGACGAGGGTGGCATCACGATCGGCGGAACCGATGTCACCCACACGCCGCCGAAGAACCGGGACATCGCGATGGTGTTCCAGTCCTACGCGCTCTACCCGCACATGACCGTGGCCGAGAACATGGGCTTCGCGCTCAAGCTCCGCAAGACGCCCAAGGACGTCATCAAGGACAAGGTCACCGAGGCCGCCCGGATGCTGGACCTGGAGAAGTACCTGGACCGCAAGCCCAAGGCGCTCTCCGGTGGTCAGCGGCAGCGGGTGGCGATGGGGCGCGCGATCGTCCGCGAGCCCAGCGTGTTCCTGATGGACGAGCCGCTGTCGAACCTCGACGCCAAGCTGCGCGTGGAGACCCGCGCGAACATCGCCGCGCTGCAGAAGCGGCTGGGCACCACGACCATCTACGTCACCCACGACCAGGTCGAGGCGATGACGATGGGGCACCGGGTCGCGGTGCTCAAGGACGGCCTGCTGCAGCAGTGCGCCAGCCCGCGCGAGCTGTACGAGAACCCGGCGAACGCGTTCGTGGCCGGCTTCATCGGCTCGCCGGCGATGAACCTCAAGACGGTGCCGCTGACCAGCGAGGGCGCGGTGCTCGACGGCACCACGATCCCGCTGTCGCGCGACGTGCTGGCCGCCGCCGACGGCCTCAAGGAGGTCACCTTCGGCGTGCGCCCGGAGGCGCTGTCGCTGGTCTCCAGCGAGGACGACGGCCTGGACATGACCGTGGAGCTCGTCGAGGAGCTCGGTGCGGACGCGCTGATCCACGGCGCCATCGACATCAACGGCTCGCAGGAGCGCTTCGTGGTCCGCGCCGACGGCCGCACGCCGCCGGCTCTGGGGCAGCACGTCAAGGTGGCCCTGCGCGACAGCACCGAGGTGCACCTGTTCCACCCGGAGACCGGCCTCCGCCTGACCGCCTGA
- a CDS encoding LacI family DNA-binding transcriptional regulator: protein MARSTNARRPATLASLAAELGVSRTTVSNAYNRPDQLSPELRKRVLETARRLGYPGPDPVARSLRTRKAGAVGLLLTENLSYAFRDPGAVGFLEGLALACEDAGQGLTLIPASPEREDVAAVHRAGVDGFVVYSVPEDDPHLAAVLERPVPVVVCDQPRLDNVDWVGPDDRKAIKSVADHLIGLGHRRIGVLCMRLARGRNDGPASVQRQANASFHVQKLRLTALAEVFSEAGVDWTTIPVVERFDHTTASGASAAAQLLEIDPDITAIVCTSDILALGALSEARNRGLRVPEDLTITGFDGIPDAERAGLTTVRQPWLEKGRAAGRLLLEASEPGRPRHIQLETQLITGSTSAPPRSAEERWFGP from the coding sequence ATGGCGCGGTCAACGAATGCCCGGCGGCCTGCGACGCTCGCCTCGCTCGCTGCAGAACTCGGGGTCTCCAGGACCACGGTTTCGAATGCGTACAACCGTCCTGACCAGCTCTCCCCCGAGCTGCGCAAGCGGGTCCTGGAGACGGCTCGCCGGCTCGGCTACCCCGGTCCGGACCCGGTGGCGCGGTCGCTGCGCACCCGGAAGGCGGGTGCCGTCGGCCTGCTGCTCACCGAGAACCTCTCCTACGCGTTCCGCGATCCAGGCGCCGTGGGCTTCCTCGAAGGGCTGGCGCTGGCCTGCGAGGACGCCGGTCAGGGCCTGACCCTCATCCCGGCGAGCCCGGAGCGCGAGGACGTCGCCGCGGTGCACCGCGCCGGGGTGGACGGCTTCGTCGTCTACTCCGTCCCCGAGGACGACCCGCACCTGGCCGCCGTGCTCGAGCGCCCGGTGCCGGTGGTGGTCTGCGACCAGCCGCGGCTGGACAACGTGGACTGGGTCGGCCCGGACGACCGCAAGGCCATCAAGAGCGTCGCCGACCACCTGATCGGGCTCGGCCACCGCCGCATCGGCGTGCTGTGCATGCGCCTGGCTCGCGGCCGCAACGACGGTCCCGCCTCCGTGCAGCGGCAGGCGAACGCCAGCTTCCACGTGCAGAAGCTGCGGCTGACCGCGCTGGCCGAGGTCTTCAGCGAGGCCGGCGTGGACTGGACGACGATCCCGGTGGTGGAGCGCTTCGACCACACCACGGCCTCCGGCGCGTCGGCGGCGGCCCAGCTGCTGGAGATCGACCCGGACATCACCGCGATCGTGTGCACCTCGGACATCCTGGCGCTGGGCGCGCTCAGCGAGGCCCGCAACCGCGGCCTGCGGGTGCCGGAGGACCTGACGATCACCGGCTTCGACGGCATCCCGGACGCGGAGCGCGCGGGCCTGACCACGGTTCGCCAGCCGTGGCTGGAGAAGGGCCGGGCGGCAGGCCGCCTGCTGCTGGAGGCCAGCGAGCCGGGCCGGCCGCGCCACATCCAGCTGGAGACCCAGCTGATCACCGGATCCACCTCGGCCCCGCCCCGCTCCGCCGAGGAGCGCTGGTTCGGCCCGTGA
- a CDS encoding polyamine aminopropyltransferase — MTATDTEPDTATSRPRSRLARTAVLVAVFVCAACGLVYELALVALGSYLIGDTVGQASIVLSLMVFAMGVGALAAKPLQRWAAEAFAAIELLLALLGGLSVLLLYAAFAWLSLYTPALIATALVLGVLIGAEIPLLMVLLQRIRRQDAGSAVADLFAADYVGGLVGGLAFPFLLLPLFGQVQGALVVGLVNAAAGIGLVLTVFRRELSKRAVLVLTGISVLVGGLLVSAYVFADDFEITARQALYADPVVHAERTPYQEVVLTESVSLKGTSDTRMYLNGDLQFSSADEYRYHEAMVHPAMAGPRGRILVLGGGDGMVLREVLRYPDVREATLVELDPAVLELARTDPRVSALNGHAFDDPRVRTIASDAFTWLRENRDRYDVVLVDMPDADSTATAKLYSTEFYGLVRHAMTDDARAVVQAGSPFFAPKAFWCIEASMRAANLSTAPYAVTVPSFGEWGFHIASAAQGAASSIEIERPTSIEIADSEGVRSPLASPGAPELRLPADVPPLRSLDEPTLRAAATFPPDRTRIPGMEPSTLMHPTILQHAQGEWENY; from the coding sequence GTGACCGCGACCGACACCGAACCGGACACCGCCACCAGCAGACCGCGCAGCCGGCTCGCCCGGACCGCCGTGCTGGTGGCGGTGTTCGTCTGTGCGGCCTGCGGTCTCGTCTACGAGCTCGCGCTGGTCGCGCTGGGCAGCTACCTGATCGGCGACACCGTCGGCCAGGCGTCGATCGTGCTGTCGCTGATGGTCTTCGCGATGGGTGTCGGCGCGCTGGCCGCGAAGCCCCTGCAGCGCTGGGCGGCCGAGGCGTTCGCCGCCATCGAACTGCTGCTGGCCCTGCTGGGCGGGCTCAGCGTGCTGCTGCTCTACGCGGCCTTCGCGTGGCTAAGCCTGTACACCCCGGCGCTGATCGCGACCGCGCTGGTGCTGGGCGTGCTCATCGGCGCGGAGATCCCGCTGCTGATGGTGCTGCTGCAGCGGATCCGGCGGCAGGACGCCGGATCGGCGGTCGCGGACCTGTTCGCCGCCGACTACGTCGGTGGGCTGGTCGGCGGCCTGGCGTTCCCGTTCCTCCTGCTGCCGCTGTTCGGGCAGGTGCAGGGCGCGCTGGTGGTCGGCCTGGTGAACGCGGCGGCCGGGATCGGGCTGGTGCTGACGGTGTTCCGCCGCGAGCTGTCCAAGCGCGCCGTGCTGGTGCTGACCGGCATCTCGGTGCTGGTCGGCGGGCTGCTGGTGAGCGCTTACGTGTTCGCCGACGATTTCGAGATCACCGCGCGGCAGGCGCTGTACGCCGATCCCGTGGTGCACGCCGAGCGCACGCCCTACCAGGAGGTCGTGCTCACCGAGTCGGTGTCGCTCAAGGGCACTTCCGACACCCGCATGTACCTCAACGGCGATCTGCAGTTCAGCTCGGCGGACGAGTACCGGTACCACGAGGCGATGGTGCACCCGGCGATGGCGGGCCCCCGCGGTCGCATCCTGGTGCTGGGCGGCGGGGACGGCATGGTGCTGCGGGAAGTGCTGCGCTACCCGGACGTCCGCGAGGCCACGCTGGTGGAGCTGGACCCGGCCGTGCTGGAGCTCGCCCGCACCGATCCCCGGGTGTCCGCCCTGAACGGACACGCCTTCGACGACCCGCGGGTGCGCACGATCGCCTCGGACGCCTTCACCTGGCTGCGCGAGAACCGCGACCGCTACGACGTGGTGCTGGTCGACATGCCCGACGCGGACTCCACGGCCACCGCGAAGCTGTACTCGACGGAGTTCTACGGCCTGGTCCGCCACGCGATGACCGACGACGCGCGCGCGGTGGTGCAGGCGGGCTCGCCGTTCTTCGCGCCGAAGGCGTTCTGGTGCATCGAGGCGTCCATGCGCGCGGCGAACCTGAGCACCGCGCCGTACGCGGTGACGGTGCCGAGCTTCGGCGAATGGGGCTTCCACATCGCCTCGGCGGCTCAAGGAGCCGCAAGTTCAATTGAAATCGAACGTCCGACTTCAATTGAAATTGCGGATTCCGAGGGAGTGCGCAGCCCGCTGGCCTCGCCGGGAGCCCCGGAACTGCGACTGCCCGCCGACGTCCCGCCGCTGCGCTCCCTGGACGAACCGACCCTGCGGGCCGCGGCGACGTTCCCGCCGGACCGCACCCGCATCCCCGGCATGGAGCCGTCGACCCTCATGCACCCGACGATCCTCCAGCACGCCCAGGGCGAGTGGGAGAACTACTGA
- a CDS encoding DUF350 domain-containing protein produces MLQQLLHGLLAAVAYGVIGVAMMALGYVLVDLATPGRLRDLIWVQRNPNAALLLVSGLLGVGVILTTAIAASSDDLVAGLIGTLAYGILGLILMSLSFLLIDLITPGKLGEELATPNLHPATWVSAGAHLVIAVIIAAAIW; encoded by the coding sequence TTGCTCCAGCAACTGCTCCACGGCTTGCTCGCCGCGGTCGCCTACGGGGTGATCGGCGTGGCGATGATGGCGCTCGGCTACGTGCTCGTCGACCTGGCCACCCCGGGCAGGCTGCGCGACCTGATCTGGGTGCAGCGCAACCCCAACGCGGCGCTGCTGCTGGTCTCCGGTCTGCTCGGCGTCGGGGTCATCCTGACCACGGCGATCGCGGCCAGCTCCGACGACCTGGTCGCCGGGCTGATCGGCACCCTCGCCTACGGCATCCTCGGGCTGATCCTGATGAGCCTGTCGTTCCTGCTGATCGACCTGATCACGCCCGGCAAGCTCGGCGAGGAGCTGGCCACCCCGAACCTGCACCCGGCCACCTGGGTGTCGGCCGGTGCGCACCTGGTGATCGCGGTGATCATCGCCGCGGCGATCTGGTGA
- a CDS encoding DUF4247 domain-containing protein, whose translation MKPKFWFVIAGAAAVLALIVGLVTAFSTGSGPRGYVANNYTRAAHLDLSGDSDNRAYTSPLPPSTVAFQISSKWKPQSQYNDASGIYLRYSRDAVVIKPQAQGSVIHVMDVDHAYRRYHTHVGGVWGWTSAHGESFRGRGPGAGK comes from the coding sequence GTGAAACCCAAGTTCTGGTTCGTCATCGCCGGCGCCGCGGCAGTGCTCGCGCTGATCGTCGGCCTGGTCACGGCGTTCTCCACCGGCAGCGGCCCGCGCGGCTACGTCGCGAACAACTACACCCGCGCGGCGCATCTTGATCTCAGCGGCGACTCCGACAACCGCGCTTACACCAGCCCGCTGCCGCCGAGCACGGTCGCGTTCCAGATCAGCTCGAAGTGGAAGCCGCAGTCGCAGTACAACGACGCCTCGGGCATCTACCTGCGGTACTCGCGCGACGCGGTGGTGATCAAGCCGCAGGCGCAGGGCTCGGTGATCCACGTGATGGACGTCGACCACGCCTACCGCCGCTACCACACCCACGTCGGCGGCGTCTGGGGCTGGACCAGCGCGCACGGTGAGAGCTTCCGCGGCAGAGGGCCGGGAGCGGGCAAATGA
- a CDS encoding DUF4178 domain-containing protein: MNGLVTALIIVVIVLIIVAVVAVVMGMRAKRAASEPQPQPPADPFHTGDQDSLRGDPRALKAGDIVEVRGRSFTVRGTLRLSEGGWTWSEHLLDDAKGTQVWLAVEEDPDLILSLWTPVDDAGEPGPKTITFGGRTYHSEESGGAEFRSEATTGLAESGTVRYHDYESSDGALLGFESYGGADWEASTGEALSRYDVLIYPTAS; the protein is encoded by the coding sequence GTGAACGGTCTCGTCACGGCGTTGATCATCGTCGTCATCGTGCTGATCATCGTCGCGGTGGTCGCTGTGGTCATGGGGATGCGCGCCAAGCGCGCGGCTTCGGAACCGCAGCCGCAGCCGCCCGCTGATCCGTTCCACACCGGCGATCAGGACTCGCTGCGCGGCGACCCGCGCGCGCTCAAGGCGGGTGACATCGTCGAGGTGCGTGGTCGGTCGTTCACCGTGCGCGGCACGCTGCGCCTGTCCGAGGGCGGCTGGACCTGGTCGGAGCACCTGCTCGACGACGCCAAGGGCACCCAGGTGTGGCTGGCCGTCGAGGAGGACCCGGACCTGATCCTCTCGCTGTGGACGCCGGTGGACGACGCCGGTGAGCCGGGCCCGAAGACCATCACCTTCGGCGGCCGCACCTACCACTCCGAGGAGTCCGGCGGCGCGGAGTTCCGCAGCGAGGCCACCACCGGGCTGGCCGAGAGCGGCACCGTGCGCTACCACGACTACGAGTCGTCGGACGGCGCGCTGCTCGGCTTCGAGTCCTACGGCGGCGCGGACTGGGAAGCCAGCACCGGCGAGGCGCTCAGCCGCTACGACGTGCTCATCTACCCCACCGCGAGCTGA